From one Caminicella sporogenes DSM 14501 genomic stretch:
- a CDS encoding flagellar hook protein FlgE encodes MMRSMNSAVSALKAHQAKMDVIGNNIANVNTVGFKAGRVTFKEVLSQTIKGASANQGGRSGTNPQQIGLGINIGSIDTIHTRGSVDRTDVPTDVMINGDGFFIVSDDENFLNRSYTRAGNFSIDSMGNLNLGGYRVLGYRIEDGTIGETPKFKTTLEGLVISKAMTFPAQVTGISEPANAKQSTERDVIIEGNIDADLGLDASITVKDTSGNGNADEWLVSSSKLMTNPQFITVYDELGGEHELKLTFRRKMKSGFSYDWDNEKFTSQSFTDANNPKIEEAIEPNKWELVIEAVNSTEAIDVNAAGSPAPKYFVDNITFTDGKVDLSKINIELSSSTGTFPNGADTFNFNLSFEDENGDKLLKQFSSDSTIHLQTLTGYKQGKLDSFSIGEDGIITGSFTNGKTSAIGRIALARFKNPEGLQKTQENLFVSTSNSGNPIIGKPGLGGFATLIPGALEMSNVDLAKEFTTMITTQRGFQANSRVITTTDEMLQELVNLKR; translated from the coding sequence ATGATGCGTTCAATGAATTCTGCAGTTTCTGCACTTAAAGCTCATCAAGCTAAAATGGATGTTATAGGAAATAATATTGCAAATGTAAATACTGTTGGATTTAAAGCTGGAAGGGTTACTTTTAAAGAAGTTTTAAGTCAAACTATAAAGGGAGCGTCAGCTAACCAAGGCGGAAGGAGTGGTACAAATCCTCAGCAGATAGGACTTGGAATAAATATTGGTTCTATAGATACAATTCATACTAGGGGTTCAGTTGACAGAACAGACGTTCCGACTGATGTAATGATAAATGGAGATGGTTTCTTTATAGTTTCAGATGATGAAAACTTTTTAAATAGAAGTTATACAAGAGCAGGTAATTTTTCAATCGACAGTATGGGAAATTTAAATTTAGGTGGATACAGAGTTCTCGGATATAGAATTGAAGATGGAACCATAGGAGAAACTCCTAAATTTAAAACTACTTTAGAGGGGCTTGTAATTTCCAAAGCTATGACTTTCCCGGCTCAAGTTACAGGGATTTCAGAACCTGCTAATGCGAAGCAGTCAACAGAAAGAGATGTAATAATAGAAGGAAATATAGATGCTGATTTAGGACTTGATGCTTCTATTACGGTAAAAGATACAAGTGGTAATGGTAATGCTGATGAATGGCTAGTTTCATCTAGTAAACTTATGACAAATCCTCAATTTATAACTGTTTATGATGAGTTGGGAGGAGAACATGAACTCAAACTAACTTTTAGAAGGAAAATGAAATCAGGTTTTTCATATGATTGGGATAATGAAAAATTTACATCACAAAGTTTTACAGATGCAAACAATCCTAAAATAGAAGAAGCAATTGAGCCTAATAAATGGGAGTTAGTAATTGAGGCAGTAAACAGTACTGAAGCTATAGATGTAAATGCTGCAGGTTCTCCAGCACCAAAATATTTTGTGGATAATATTACTTTTACTGATGGAAAAGTAGATTTATCAAAAATAAATATAGAACTTTCTTCTTCAACGGGTACTTTTCCTAATGGTGCAGATACATTTAATTTCAATTTATCTTTTGAAGATGAAAATGGAGATAAATTATTAAAGCAATTTTCAAGCGACAGTACAATACATCTTCAGACATTAACTGGCTATAAGCAGGGTAAACTTGATAGTTTTAGTATAGGTGAAGATGGCATAATAACAGGTTCTTTTACAAATGGAAAGACTTCTGCAATAGGAAGAATTGCACTGGCAAGATTTAAAAATCCAGAAGGTCTTCAAAAAACTCAAGAAAACTTATTTGTAAGCACTTCAAACTCTGGAAATCCAATAATTGGAAAGCCGGGGTTAGGTGGATTTGCTACATTAATTCCCGGAGCACTTGAAATGTCAAATGTAGATTTAGCAAAGGAATTTACTACAATGATTACTACACAAAGGGGTTTTC
- a CDS encoding TIGR02530 family flagellar biosynthesis protein has translation MNRINLNYNLKFRRDINRHVHEVDTGMNTFQEILNKSITARNLKFSKHAIERLKNRNINLTQSEIDKLNDAVKKASSKGIREALILMDNKAFIASVKNNTIITAAVDEQLRENIFTNIDGAVIV, from the coding sequence TTGAATAGAATAAATTTAAACTATAATTTAAAATTCAGAAGAGATATTAATAGGCATGTTCATGAAGTGGATACTGGAATGAATACATTTCAGGAAATTTTAAATAAAAGCATTACTGCTAGAAACCTCAAATTTTCAAAACATGCTATAGAAAGATTAAAAAATAGGAATATAAATTTAACTCAAAGTGAAATAGATAAACTAAATGATGCTGTAAAAAAAGCTAGCAGTAAAGGGATAAGAGAAGCTTTAATTCTCATGGATAACAAAGCTTTCATTGCAAGTGTAAAAAATAATACTATAATTACAGCTGCTGTAGATGAACAATTAAGAGAAAATATTTTTACAAATATAGATGGAGCCGTAATTGTATAA
- a CDS encoding flagellar hook capping FlgD N-terminal domain-containing protein — MNSSIMNISNKSNLTNSNRSESKKKGNLDKNAFLNLLITQLKYQDPLNPVEDKEFIAQMAQFSSLEQLQEINKKMDDTGKLLNSIKELIDSQNTRLNEKLESLEDTMLESFDSLNKSILNLDKSYQKNIDNTSKTVNELININKAIEIYNTDTE, encoded by the coding sequence TTGAATTCCAGTATAATGAATATATCTAATAAATCTAATCTTACAAATTCTAATCGAAGTGAAAGCAAAAAGAAAGGCAATTTAGATAAAAATGCTTTTTTAAATCTGCTCATTACTCAGCTTAAATATCAAGATCCGTTAAACCCTGTGGAGGATAAAGAATTTATTGCTCAAATGGCTCAGTTTAGTTCATTAGAGCAATTGCAGGAAATCAATAAAAAGATGGATGATACAGGCAAACTTTTAAATTCTATTAAAGAGTTAATAGATAGTCAAAATACTCGATTAAATGAAAAACTTGAAAGCTTAGAAGATACTATGTTAGAGTCTTTTGATAGCTTAAATAAATCCATTTTAAATCTTGATAAAAGTTATCAAAAAAATATAGATAACACTTCAAAAACGGTTAATGAGCTTATAAATATTAATAAGGCAATAGAAATTTATAATACTGATACTGAGTAA
- a CDS encoding flagellar hook-length control protein FliK gives MLNRKIRKDLLAAYDSSSKLNDNLNCKKSIKNSKNLNTDNKFKKILSKKTDNNDKKTIDEKQGKNVSDADKKENKQFKNVNVLMSALGSIIKNINISDERNIHEREDAVKAIEKLLSQFSLNGEDFNINYILNEIKKYFSDNLNLESIDFEKVKSILVDIQQMKDVKSDKETSDLYKLLDELQEILKDNKDNKTDTKNAVQNLKGYQKDESLKNFTVKSANSIKSSNELEEDKNITSNSNDLEESKKIVSDKLKESGENEKTNSKKLFKLGIIRTKSSNISEKHDLSKANEFINTGNSSIENEKVINAVKTGQFLKNNNLELGKIFNQIIENAKTYINDDNSQITIKLKPDFLGNLSMKIIVERGILVAKFDVESQIVKQAIEANLEDLRSALSEKGFEIKEFSVSVNQDSSYNQSTFDRYKGKKAKKVVLNEEQLEKNYMTNQTYLNGLDSTINYLA, from the coding sequence ATGTTAAATAGAAAGATAAGAAAAGATTTACTAGCAGCTTATGATAGTAGTAGTAAGCTTAATGATAATTTAAACTGCAAGAAATCAATTAAAAATTCTAAAAATCTAAATACTGATAATAAATTCAAAAAAATACTTAGCAAAAAAACAGATAATAACGATAAAAAAACAATAGATGAAAAACAAGGAAAGAATGTCAGCGATGCAGATAAAAAAGAAAACAAACAATTTAAAAATGTTAATGTGCTTATGTCTGCTTTAGGTTCAATAATTAAAAATATAAATATAAGTGATGAAAGAAATATACATGAAAGAGAAGATGCAGTAAAAGCTATTGAAAAACTTTTATCTCAATTTAGTTTAAATGGAGAAGATTTCAATATTAATTATATTTTAAATGAAATAAAAAAATATTTTTCAGACAATTTGAATTTAGAGAGTATCGATTTTGAAAAAGTAAAAAGTATTTTAGTTGATATTCAGCAAATGAAAGATGTTAAATCTGATAAAGAAACTTCAGATTTATACAAACTTTTAGATGAGCTGCAAGAAATTTTAAAAGATAATAAGGATAATAAGACAGATACTAAAAATGCAGTTCAAAATTTAAAAGGCTATCAGAAAGATGAATCACTTAAAAATTTTACTGTAAAATCAGCAAACTCAATTAAATCATCTAATGAATTAGAAGAAGATAAAAATATAACATCTAATTCCAATGATTTAGAAGAAAGTAAGAAGATAGTATCTGATAAGCTTAAAGAAAGTGGAGAAAATGAAAAAACAAATTCAAAAAAATTATTTAAGTTAGGTATTATAAGAACAAAAAGCAGTAATATTTCAGAAAAACATGATTTATCGAAAGCTAATGAATTTATAAATACTGGAAATTCAAGCATTGAAAATGAAAAAGTTATAAATGCAGTAAAGACTGGGCAGTTTTTAAAGAATAACAATTTAGAATTGGGAAAGATATTCAATCAGATAATAGAAAATGCAAAGACTTATATTAACGATGATAATTCTCAAATCACAATAAAATTAAAACCTGATTTTTTGGGGAATTTATCTATGAAAATTATTGTGGAAAGAGGTATTTTAGTTGCAAAATTTGATGTTGAAAGTCAAATTGTAAAACAAGCTATAGAAGCTAATTTAGAAGATTTGAGAAGTGCATTAAGTGAAAAGGGATTTGAAATAAAAGAATTTAGTGTATCAGTCAATCAGGACTCAAGTTATAATCAGAGTACATTTGATAGATATAAAGGAAAAAAAGCAAAAAAAGTTGTTTTAAATGAAGAGCAGTTAGAGAAAAATTATATGACAAATCAAACTTATTTGAATGGATTAGATTCAACTATAAATTATTTGGCATAA
- the fliJ gene encoding flagellar export protein FliJ — MPVFKFRYQNILKLTEDKEMKLKGDLSKAYDELYLEKRKLDDLKSKRENVSKLLKDKTSRGCNIAVLKSINDYIKSLHFKIYIQRNRVAEKEKDIEIIKNKLFEMSKEKKILEKLKEKRYEEYKFHIKLEEDKLIDQIVTFNSKLSR; from the coding sequence ATGCCAGTTTTTAAATTTAGATATCAAAACATTTTAAAATTGACAGAAGATAAAGAAATGAAACTTAAAGGAGATCTTTCAAAGGCATATGATGAATTGTATTTAGAAAAAAGGAAATTAGATGATTTAAAAAGTAAAAGAGAAAATGTTTCTAAGCTATTAAAAGATAAGACGAGCAGAGGTTGTAATATAGCTGTGCTTAAAAGTATTAATGATTATATTAAATCTTTACATTTTAAAATTTATATACAAAGAAATAGAGTTGCCGAAAAAGAAAAAGATATTGAAATTATAAAAAATAAATTATTTGAGATGTCAAAAGAAAAAAAAATATTAGAAAAACTAAAAGAAAAAAGATACGAAGAATATAAATTTCATATAAAATTGGAAGAAGATAAGTTGATAGATCAAATTGTTACATTTAACAGCAAGTTAAGCAGGTGA
- the fliI gene encoding flagellar protein export ATPase FliI, translating to MSFVNKYLSALENTNLIRYSGRVSKLIGLTIESLGPAVEIGEVCYIYPLKGGLPIKSEVVGFKGEIVLLMPLGEMNGIGPGSKVIATGQSLYVNVGDELLGRILDGLGNPIDGKGQLITKKKYPVNNQPPNPLTRKKITEILPLGIKAIDGLLTCGKGQRIGIFAGSGVGKSTLMGMIAKNTKADINVIALIGERGREVREFIENELQEEGLKRSVVIVATSDQPALVRTKGALLATAIAEYFRDKGKDVLLMMDSLTRFSMAQREVGLAVGEPPVTRGYTPSVFAVLPKLLERAGNSEKGSITGLYTVLVDGDDMNEPITDAVRGILDGHIVLSRKLANQGHYPAIDILSSVSRVMPNIVDEEHLMSARNFQEILSVYKEAEDLINIGAYSKGSNRKIDLAIEKIDSFNNFLKQGVNDKFEFEDTLLKLKSLVSS from the coding sequence ATGTCCTTTGTAAATAAGTATTTATCTGCACTTGAAAATACAAATCTAATAAGATATAGTGGTAGAGTTTCAAAATTAATTGGTTTAACTATTGAGTCTTTAGGTCCAGCTGTAGAAATTGGGGAAGTGTGTTATATATATCCTTTAAAAGGTGGTTTGCCTATAAAATCTGAAGTTGTTGGTTTTAAAGGAGAAATAGTACTTCTCATGCCGCTTGGTGAGATGAATGGTATAGGTCCTGGAAGTAAAGTAATAGCAACAGGACAGTCGCTATATGTTAATGTGGGTGATGAACTGTTGGGCAGAATATTAGATGGGCTTGGCAATCCAATAGATGGAAAAGGACAACTTATTACAAAAAAGAAGTATCCTGTTAATAATCAGCCGCCTAATCCTCTTACTAGGAAGAAAATTACAGAAATTTTGCCGTTAGGAATAAAGGCAATTGATGGACTGTTAACTTGTGGTAAAGGGCAGCGTATAGGGATTTTTGCAGGAAGCGGTGTAGGTAAGAGTACACTTATGGGTATGATAGCAAAAAATACAAAAGCTGATATAAATGTAATTGCACTGATAGGTGAAAGAGGAAGAGAAGTAAGAGAATTTATTGAGAATGAACTGCAAGAAGAAGGACTTAAACGTTCTGTAGTTATTGTTGCAACATCTGATCAACCAGCGTTAGTGAGGACAAAAGGAGCACTACTTGCTACAGCAATTGCTGAATATTTTAGAGATAAGGGGAAAGATGTTTTATTAATGATGGATTCTTTAACGAGATTTTCGATGGCTCAAAGAGAGGTAGGACTAGCAGTTGGAGAACCACCTGTGACAAGAGGGTATACTCCTTCAGTTTTTGCCGTTCTTCCAAAACTTTTGGAAAGAGCAGGAAATTCAGAAAAGGGTTCTATAACTGGACTATATACAGTATTAGTTGATGGTGATGATATGAATGAGCCTATAACTGATGCTGTAAGAGGTATACTTGATGGTCATATAGTATTATCTAGAAAATTGGCAAATCAAGGTCATTATCCAGCAATAGATATTTTAAGCAGTGTAAGTAGAGTTATGCCGAATATAGTAGATGAAGAGCATTTGATGTCTGCAAGAAATTTTCAAGAGATTTTATCTGTATATAAAGAAGCGGAAGATTTGATAAATATTGGAGCTTATTCTAAAGGCAGCAATAGGAAAATTGATTTGGCAATTGAGAAAATAGATTCTTTTAATAATTTTCTCAAACAAGGAGTAAATGATAAATTTGAGTTTGAAGATACACTGCTTAAATTAAAATCGTTAGTATCATCTTAA
- a CDS encoding FliH/SctL family protein, with protein MSRVLKSTQVIIDKSAYKLTSSDFIKHEKKIESISKNEKSEDRNIKDLYKEIEEIKNSKLLEAEKEAERIINDAYEKAKQIIQNAREEGYEKGFEEGVREGFEKGKKRADEIISEALNIKEEVMKFKENFIVDIERDVVDLVIKTIEKILNKKIKEDYDIIYGLIKAGLEKCAFTDSLVLRVSPDDYEFALEVKDKILALSENVTDIIIKQDKSLSKGSCIIDTSSGSVDSSIWTQFNQIKNTFEEILKGE; from the coding sequence TTGTCTAGGGTTTTGAAGTCAACGCAAGTTATAATAGATAAATCTGCATATAAGCTTACTTCGTCAGATTTTATAAAACATGAGAAAAAGATAGAGAGTATTTCTAAAAATGAAAAGTCTGAAGATAGAAATATAAAAGATTTATATAAAGAAATAGAAGAGATTAAAAATTCAAAACTTTTAGAGGCTGAAAAAGAAGCTGAAAGAATAATCAATGATGCTTATGAAAAAGCAAAGCAGATTATTCAAAATGCAAGAGAAGAAGGTTATGAAAAAGGTTTTGAAGAAGGTGTTAGAGAAGGTTTTGAAAAGGGTAAAAAAAGAGCAGATGAAATTATAAGTGAAGCTTTAAACATAAAAGAAGAAGTTATGAAATTCAAAGAAAATTTTATTGTAGATATAGAAAGAGATGTTGTAGATTTAGTTATAAAAACAATAGAAAAGATTTTAAATAAAAAAATTAAGGAAGATTATGACATAATATATGGATTGATTAAAGCGGGATTGGAAAAATGTGCTTTTACGGACAGCTTAGTTTTAAGAGTCAGTCCTGATGATTATGAATTTGCTTTAGAAGTTAAGGATAAAATTTTGGCTTTGAGTGAAAATGTAACCGATATAATTATAAAGCAAGACAAATCACTTTCAAAAGGAAGTTGTATTATAGATACTTCATCAGGTAGTGTTGATTCTAGTATATGGACTCAATTTAATCAGATTAAAAATACATTTGAGGAAATATTAAAAGGCGAGTGA
- the fliG gene encoding flagellar motor switch protein FliG, with protein sequence MVKKGGLTGREKAAILLIALGPDNSAKIFKHLKDDEIEELTLEIANMRKISPEEKEEVIEEFYQICLAQNYISEGGIGYAKEVLEKAMGANKALEIINKLTASLQVRPFDFVRKADASQLLNFIQNEHPQTIALILSYLSPSQAGQILSSLPQDKQADVAQRIATMDRTSPEIIKEVEYVLERKLSSMVTQDYTTTGGVQTIVDILNSVDRGTEKFIMETLEIQDAELAEEIKKRMFVFEDIITLDSVSIQRFIREVDNNDLAVALKGATQEVRDIVFANMSKRMAEMIKEDIEFMGPVRLRDVEEAQQKIVNIIRKLEEAGEIIISRGGGDEIIV encoded by the coding sequence ATGGTGAAAAAAGGTGGTCTAACAGGACGTGAAAAAGCTGCAATATTATTGATAGCACTAGGACCTGATAATTCAGCAAAGATTTTTAAACATCTAAAAGATGATGAAATAGAAGAGTTGACTTTGGAAATTGCAAATATGAGAAAGATTTCTCCAGAGGAAAAAGAAGAAGTAATAGAAGAATTTTATCAAATTTGTTTAGCACAAAATTATATTTCTGAAGGTGGAATAGGATACGCAAAAGAAGTGTTAGAAAAGGCAATGGGAGCTAATAAAGCCCTAGAAATTATAAACAAACTAACAGCTTCACTTCAAGTTAGGCCATTCGATTTTGTACGTAAAGCTGATGCAAGTCAATTGCTTAACTTTATACAAAATGAACATCCGCAAACTATAGCTTTAATTCTTTCATATTTAAGTCCTAGTCAGGCTGGACAGATTTTATCATCATTGCCACAGGACAAGCAGGCAGATGTAGCACAGCGTATAGCTACTATGGATAGAACTTCTCCAGAAATTATTAAAGAAGTAGAATATGTATTAGAGAGAAAACTTTCATCTATGGTTACTCAGGATTATACGACAACTGGTGGAGTTCAGACTATAGTTGATATTTTAAACTCAGTAGATAGGGGAACAGAGAAATTTATTATGGAAACTTTAGAAATACAAGATGCTGAATTGGCAGAGGAAATTAAGAAGAGGATGTTTGTATTTGAAGATATTATTACTCTTGATAGTGTATCAATTCAAAGATTTATAAGAGAAGTTGATAATAATGATTTGGCAGTAGCTTTAAAAGGAGCAACTCAAGAAGTCAGAGATATTGTATTTGCAAATATGTCTAAACGAATGGCTGAAATGATAAAAGAAGATATAGAATTTATGGGACCAGTTAGATTGCGTGATGTAGAAGAAGCACAGCAGAAGATAGTAAATATAATTAGAAAACTTGAGGAAGCTGGAGAAATTATTATATCTCGTGGTGGAGGAGATGAAATAATTGTCTAG
- the fliF gene encoding flagellar basal-body MS-ring/collar protein FliF, producing the protein MGESLEKIRNQLNEFFQSLNKKQKILIGLGSLFLVSFLSLAIFYFAKPDYKVIYSGLNLEEAGQITAKLDEMNIPWKDANGGTTILVPKESVNKARMNLAVEGFPNKEFTWSDAFNSNSLTMTSEERRMKYLKAQMSELAQTIETLEGVVDAKVNLSVPDNSDFLTEKYKFSKASVVVTLKRGYKLTEQQVNGIVMIVANAVEGLKPENVSVHDSTGRILNSKPEDSEVYTVNNSMDIQQQVRTNLQNSIKNLLAKIYGFKNVDVMVNVKLNFDKEVTQYVEFNPPLEGETNGLIRSISKLKEQVADTAEGGPPGTDSNSQEITEYKEFESKGSKYEKENTNINYELNEIRKNIVKAPGQIEDISVAVIINRKSLPNGELTEEHKQQLIKLVSAAAGLETKVVEVMASDFNDSDNQNSIVSSEDNGNILSKLPMWSIGIISLLLIIGVVFTVIRIRKRKNEVQEILEPPVTGESDEIEEIDLDFNDKASYKYQIEKFLDKKPEAVAQLLRNWLNED; encoded by the coding sequence ATGGGGGAATCTCTGGAAAAGATAAGAAATCAATTAAATGAATTTTTTCAATCCCTTAATAAAAAACAAAAAATTTTAATAGGTTTAGGAAGTTTATTTTTAGTTTCTTTTCTATCATTAGCTATTTTTTATTTTGCAAAACCGGATTATAAAGTAATATATAGTGGATTGAATTTAGAAGAAGCGGGACAAATAACTGCAAAATTAGATGAAATGAATATTCCTTGGAAAGATGCTAATGGTGGGACTACAATATTGGTTCCAAAAGAAAGTGTTAATAAAGCCAGAATGAATTTGGCAGTTGAAGGCTTTCCAAATAAAGAATTTACTTGGAGTGATGCTTTTAATAGCAACAGTCTTACAATGACAAGTGAAGAAAGAAGAATGAAATATTTAAAAGCTCAGATGAGTGAATTAGCTCAAACTATAGAAACATTAGAAGGAGTTGTTGATGCAAAAGTAAATTTATCAGTTCCTGATAATAGCGATTTTTTAACTGAAAAATATAAATTTTCTAAAGCATCTGTTGTTGTAACGTTAAAAAGAGGGTATAAATTAACTGAGCAGCAAGTCAATGGAATAGTTATGATAGTTGCAAATGCAGTTGAGGGATTAAAACCTGAAAATGTATCTGTTCATGATAGTACGGGAAGAATTTTAAATTCAAAACCAGAAGATAGTGAAGTCTATACAGTAAATAATAGTATGGATATACAACAACAAGTGAGAACTAATTTGCAAAACAGTATAAAAAATCTTTTGGCTAAGATATATGGTTTTAAAAATGTAGATGTCATGGTAAATGTAAAACTGAATTTTGATAAAGAAGTTACTCAATATGTTGAATTTAATCCTCCTTTAGAAGGGGAAACTAATGGACTTATAAGAAGTATTTCAAAATTAAAAGAACAAGTAGCTGATACTGCTGAAGGAGGGCCGCCGGGTACAGATTCAAATTCTCAAGAAATAACTGAATATAAAGAATTTGAATCTAAAGGCTCTAAATATGAAAAAGAAAATACAAATATCAATTATGAATTGAATGAAATCAGGAAAAATATTGTTAAAGCTCCTGGTCAAATTGAAGACATAAGTGTAGCAGTTATAATAAATAGAAAAAGTTTGCCAAATGGAGAACTGACAGAAGAACACAAACAGCAGCTTATAAAATTAGTATCTGCAGCAGCTGGACTTGAAACAAAAGTAGTTGAAGTTATGGCAAGTGACTTTAATGATTCAGATAATCAAAATTCAATTGTCAGCAGTGAAGATAATGGTAATATTTTATCTAAACTGCCAATGTGGAGTATAGGAATTATTTCGCTACTACTTATTATTGGTGTTGTATTTACTGTGATTAGAATTAGAAAGAGAAAGAATGAGGTTCAAGAAATCTTAGAGCCACCTGTAACTGGGGAAAGTGATGAAATAGAAGAAATAGATTTAGATTTCAATGATAAAGCAAGCTATAAATATCAAATAGAAAAATTCCTCGACAAAAAACCAGAAGCAGTAGCACAACTGTTAAGAAATTGGTTAAACGAAGATTAG
- the fliE gene encoding flagellar hook-basal body complex protein FliE, which produces MKISNYYNDIKISNLLQKDNKDKDNIDFKKILFDSINKINTYEEEAEEMGLKLASGEIDNIHDVMIAGQKAEIALQFAIEVKNKIMDAYKEIMRIQL; this is translated from the coding sequence ATGAAGATTTCTAATTATTATAATGATATTAAGATTTCAAATTTACTACAAAAAGACAACAAGGATAAAGACAACATAGATTTTAAAAAAATCTTGTTTGATTCAATAAACAAGATTAATACATATGAAGAAGAAGCTGAAGAAATGGGTTTAAAACTTGCTTCAGGTGAAATAGACAATATTCATGATGTTATGATTGCAGGACAAAAAGCTGAAATAGCCCTTCAATTTGCTATTGAAGTAAAAAATAAAATAATGGATGCTTATAAAGAAATAATGAGAATACAACTATAA
- the flgC gene encoding flagellar basal body rod protein FlgC, producing MSFFKSINISATGLTAERLRMDIISKNIANANTTRTSSGTPYRRQIPIFKERKGSSFSEILNTVKSGYDLGNGVEVSKITYDNSPFKKVYNPGHPDADEKGYVLMPNVDIVTEMINLISASRGYEANVTALNSSKNIAMKALEIGR from the coding sequence ATGAGTTTTTTTAAATCAATAAATATAAGTGCTACTGGACTTACTGCTGAAAGATTGAGAATGGATATTATTTCAAAAAATATTGCAAATGCAAATACTACAAGAACTAGTAGTGGTACACCTTATAGAAGACAGATACCTATTTTCAAAGAAAGAAAAGGTAGCAGTTTTTCAGAAATATTAAATACTGTTAAAAGCGGTTATGATTTAGGTAATGGAGTAGAAGTAAGCAAGATTACATATGATAATTCACCTTTTAAAAAGGTATACAATCCCGGACATCCTGATGCAGATGAAAAAGGCTATGTTTTGATGCCAAATGTAGATATAGTGACAGAAATGATTAATTTAATATCTGCTTCAAGAGGCTATGAGGCAAATGTAACTGCTCTTAATAGTTCAAAGAATATTGCTATGAAAGCATTAGAAATAGGTCGTTAA
- the flgB gene encoding flagellar basal body rod protein FlgB: protein MLDKTFKDISIYQKALSAAWLRNEAISNNIANVNTPGYKRKDVKFEKILKEFLNDNSFKLKTTHPKHISNKNDIEDIEIQITTEYNTSFRKDENNVNIDTEMAELAKNTIKFNALIKQLNGKLHRIKMCITDGRK, encoded by the coding sequence ATGTTAGATAAGACATTTAAAGATATATCTATTTATCAAAAGGCATTATCTGCAGCATGGCTTAGAAATGAAGCGATTTCAAATAATATAGCTAATGTCAATACACCGGGATATAAAAGAAAAGATGTTAAATTTGAAAAAATTTTAAAAGAATTTTTAAATGACAATTCTTTTAAATTAAAAACTACACATCCTAAACACATTTCTAATAAAAATGATATTGAAGATATTGAAATTCAAATTACGACTGAATACAATACAAGTTTTAGAAAAGATGAGAATAATGTAAATATAGATACTGAAATGGCTGAACTTGCTAAGAATACAATTAAGTTTAATGCATTAATAAAACAATTAAATGGTAAGCTTCACAGAATAAAAATGTGCATAACTGATGGGAGGAAATAG